The sequence below is a genomic window from Humulus lupulus chromosome 3, drHumLupu1.1, whole genome shotgun sequence.
TCAAAGTCTTCAGAACGATGTCACCTCTTCTTCAACACGCTAAGGAAATCAAAAACCTTCGAGTGGACAGCTGAATGTGAAGAGGCACTGGGCCAGCTAAAACAGTACCTGACCAGCTCGCCTCTCCTCTCAAAGCCAAAAGACAATGAGACATTATTCATCTATCTAGCAGTATCCGAGACGGCAGTTAGCGCAATCCTAGTCCGGGAAGAGGAAGGCAAGCAGTCTccagtctactatgtaagcaaagctTTGCTTAATGCAGAAACCCGATACAGCCAGCTGGAGAAGCTTGCACTAGCACTCATCCACGCAGCAAGGAAGCTACGCCCATACTTCCAGTGCCATCCAATAACGGTCTTGACCACCTTCCCACTCAAAACAATCCTCCATAAACCAGAATTGTCAGGCAGACTTACCAAGTGGGCGGTAGAGCTCAGCGAGTACGAAGTAACATACAAGCCACGAACTTCCCTCAAATCTCAGGTATTAGCTGATTTCATTGCAGATTTTACACctaacatgcatgtgcaggcagaaAAAGAACTTTGTTGTCTGACCGAGGGACAATCAGTCGGAATCTGGAAGTTGCAAGTAGACGGCTCAAGTAACACCAGAGGAAGTGGACTCGGACTCGTCCTGACTTCACCCCAAGGTGACATAATCGAACAAGCAGTCCGATGCGGGTTCAAAGCtaccaacaatgaagctgaatacgaagcaatgATAGCAGGACTCGGACTAGCCAAAGACATGGGAATAAAAAAGATCGTGGTCTTCAGTGATTCTCAATTGGTAGTCAACCAAATGCAAGGTAGCTACCAGGCCCGGGATAACAAAATGACTGCCTACCTCAACAAGACTAAAGAGTTGCAGTCAGTCTTCGACGAGTTCACTATCAACCAAGTACCAAGAGGGGAGAACAGCCATGCAGATGCATTAGCAAACCTTGGATCCTCCATCCAGACAACCGACCCCAAGACAATACCTGTAGTATATCTCCAATGGCCAGCTGTctggaaagatgaagaagagcaagTTAATGACATCTCCAACAACCGAACATGGATGACTTCAATAGTCGAGTACTTAGAACATGACATACTTCCCGAAGATAAGAACGAAGCACGTCGGGTCAAGGCTCAGTCAGCCCGCTTCACTATTATACAAGGTAAACTATATAAACGTTCATTTTCTGGTCCatatttgaaatgcattaacCCTGCAGAGGCCAAATACGTACTGGCTGAGTTGCATgaaggagagtgcggcaaccactctGGAGGACGAAGCTTGGCGCACCGTGCCCTAACACAAGGCTACTACTGGCCAACCATGCGAGCTGATGCCTCTGACTATGCCAGacgatgcgacaaatgccaacggttCGCTCAGATATCCCACCAACCTCCGGAGCGTCTCATCTCAATCACGTCCCCTTGGCCATTCATGAAATGGGGGATGGATATAGTAGGCAAGCTTCCAACCGCACCAGGACAGAAAATGTACATGCTTGCAGTGACCGACTACTTCAGCAAGTGGATCGAAGCAGACTCATTCCACCAAGTCCGAGACAAAGAAGTAAAGGGTTTCATTTGGAAGAATGTGATCTGTAGGTACGGAGTACCAAAAGAAATTGTGACAGACAATGGTTCTCAATTCATCAGTTTCGACTTCCAAGACTTCTGCAAGTTCTGGAACATCAAGCTCAGCTTCTCGACACCAAggtatccccaagcaaatggacaggcagagtcatccaacaagaccatcatgaacaacatcaagaagcgcctcgaaaaagctaagggaagatgGGCTGACGAGTTGCCAGGTGTCCTGTGGTCCTATCGAACCACAACCAGGACTGCGACAGGGGAGACACCATTCTCATTAGCTTACGGGATGGAGGCAGTCATCCCTACTGAGAGCGAAGTTCCGACAGCCAGATATGAGCTAACTACAGACGAAGAAAATTGGGAAAACATGTGCCATGAACTCGACACCATCGACGAAAGAAGGGACAAAGCACTCTTAAGAGTCTCAGCCTATCAACAGAGCATAGCCAGACATTACAACAAGAACATCCGCACTCGGACATTCAAAGTAGGAGATTGGGTTCTACGAAGAGTCTTCCAGAACACTAAGGAAGCTGGAGCAGGTAAGCTCGCCCCGACATGGGAAGGTCCCTACCTCATCACAAAGGTAGTCGGACATGGAGCATACAAGCTACAAACAAAGGAGGGACGCGATATCAACAACAGCTGGAATGCTATCCACTTGAGACTGTATCACTCTTAACTTAACCCAGTctactttcattttctttcatcagTATTCTCACAAGATCTTCATTCGAGCAACATACTGACACTTATAATGCAGGAAGTGTCAGAACTACATTTGGGCTTGATCCCTGCAaagggtatgtaggcagctcCACAGAGCGCAGCCCCCTATCACAAccattttttctttatatatatactacGAACAGTTCAATAACAAATCTAAATATAAATTGACTAAGTCACTTTATACTTAGATTGGGGGAATAAGACACTAATACTCCATAAGTCATTCAGCCAATCAGCATCCGATACAATAACTTAAACAACACTAACAGAAGCTACAACAAGCCATAATACAACAAAACTAGGTCAGTTAGATCATGATACAATACTACATAAGAAAAAGTTCATACAACAACTAGAAAAGGCCCGACAAACTCTGTTATCCCATGACAATGAACACGAGTAGAAGAGGAATCAGTCATCCACAACCAGATCATTAGTAGTCATGATGCCAAAAGAAGTGGCTAACTCTTCGGCCCGGGTTATCTCTTCAGCCCTCATCTTCTCCAATTCCTCAAGATCAGCAATGTATTTGGGAACATCCCAGCTATCAGCCTTACCATCCCGAAACTCACTAGCCATTACGCCACGGCATTGGATCTCAGCCTCCAGCCCAATGACCAACATCCGATTCTCCAACGAAGCAACCTCGGCTTTCAAATCATCAACTTGACCAAGAGTCACTCTCAGCTTCTCGACATCAGCTTCCTTGGATTCTAGTTGAGCCTTCAAATCAGCTATGAGTTGATCAGACTCCTTCTTGGAATCTTTCAGCCGACTAACTTCACCCCGAAGATCATTTCTCTGACTCCTTACTTCCTTTAGAGTTGCCATTAAGGACTTGATTTTCTTCTTCAGCCAAATGACCCCTTGCAAACCCTGACACATAAAAAAGAAAATGTAAGACAACAAGAGAAATCAGCTAGTCGGCACAATACTACATAAGAAGCTACAACAAGCCATAATACAACAAAACTAGGTCAGTTAGATCAGGATACAATACTACATAAGAAAAAGTTCATACAACAACTAGAAAAGGCCCGACAAACTCTGTTATCCCATGACAATGAACACGAGTAGAAGAGGAATCAGTCATCCACAACCAGATCATTAGTAGTCATGATGCCAAAAGAAGTGGCTAACTCTTCGGCCCGGGTTATCTCTTCAGCCCTCATCTTCTCCAATTCCTCAAGATCAGCAATGTATTTGGGAACATCCCAGCTATCAGCCTTACCATCCCGAAACTCACTAGCCATTACGCCACGGCATTGGATCTCAGCCTCCAGCCCAATGACCAACATCCGATTCTCCAACGAAGCAACCTCGGCTTTCAAATCATCAACTTGACCAAGAGTCACTCTCAGCTTCTCGACATCAGCTTCCTTGGATTCTAGTTGAGCCTTCAAATCAGCTATGAGTTGATCAGACTCCTTCTTGGAATCTTTCAGCCGACTAACTTCACCCCGAAGATCATTTCTCTGACTCCTTACTTCCTTTAGAGTTGCCATTAAGGACTTGATTTTCTTCTTCAGCCAAATGACCCCTTGCAAACCCTGACACATAAAAAAGAAAATGTAAGACAACAAGAGAAATCAGCTAGTCGGCACAAACAAAACTAAATGAAATATTCGTACCTGGAACAAATGAGAAACAGTGGTATCAATTGACCCATCCGTACCAACCTGCTCCATTCTGTGATCATCTTCGGGCCACAACAACTTATCAATCTCTCCTAAGTGAGGCCCAATCTCACTATAGGCCGCAGCATTGGAAGGGAACGAAAGGGCAACGGTGTCGCTAAATGGGTCGGAAGAATCATCCTGCACagccttcttcttttttttcgtcTGACTCCGCGTCAAAACAGGGGGATCAGCCGGAGGCACGACAACCTCTCTGTCAGCTTCTGAGCTCCCAACGGACGATTTCTTTGCTTGACGCAAACGTTCCAAGGCATTGGAACCGGTTAGAGGAAGTGTAAAGGGTCGGGACATAGCTACGTCTGCAAACAACCGCTCACTTGTCGTCAATTCAGTCAAAAAATTGGGAGTATATCCCAAGACTTCTAAACTTCTCTTGATAAACACAACACGAGGATTATCAGGACTCTGTAGAAGAGGAATACCTTCAGGGAGTTTTTCAACAGAGCGCCACAAAGAACTCTGACGAAGACTCGATTCAGACAACAAATCACTCCACTCACGCTCCACCTCAGGAATAGCAAGAATACTCTTAAGTCGACCAGAAGACTCCCTCGAATCCCAAAGGTACTCAACTCGAAGCCTACCTGCAAAATGATAGAAGTATCAgcacacaaaataaaataaaaacaacaacaacatgtATATGCAAGGAAACGGATTAGTAGGCAAGCATAAAAGACTCACATGCAGGAGACCATGAACAAGGTATCCTACTATCAGCAGGTAACCCCAACGAGACGAAAGGGACGAAGAAGTAACGGTCCTTCCACCTCTTATCTCCACTCTTCAAACTAATAATTAAAGGAGGGTCCTTCCCCCTAGTTGTTAACTGGTACCTACCTTTGTCATTAAGGTGTGCCTTCAAGTAGTAAGCTCTCAACAAGTCAGCCACCCCAAGTGTTATCTTGTGCCTTTCACAAAGGACTTCGAGAGACATCAAAATCCGCCATGAATTTGGCATTAGTTGTCCGGGCGAAATCTCGTGGTACTCACACAACTCAACGACTAATCGGGGGATGGGAAACCGAAGCCCTTCTTTGAAGGGAAGTTCATACAGACACACCCAACCAGGTAAGTGCCAGTCAGGCCGCTCCGCCTTAGCAGGAGCATGCAGACTGATGGTATCAGGGATCTCATAATGACGACGAAGATAGGTCAACTCACCTAAACTTATGGAAGACCTAGGATTAGAACTAAGCATACTACCAGAACCCGGCATACCACCATCAATAGGTTCGTTAGAATCTATTCCCCTTCCAGTAACATCACCTAAAGGACGACCCCCCAATTCTACTACTGTAATTCGGTTGCAATCAACCATCTCAGCAGAACTTTGAAAGAGAGAACTAAAATCTTCTTCACTAAACGAACAAGACAGTCGACAGACTGAATCAGCGTGACTATCACACCTACTTGTAGACATAATGAGCTGATCACCTAGAGCAAAACAACAGCTAAGCCTTAAGGAACACAAAAAAGACATGAAGAATATTTAGCTCGATACACAATCAAGAAGCGCTGGACGACTCATCAATCAATCAGTCAGACGGACCAAACATAAAAAACATATGATTAAACGAGGCAAAACAGACTACTATATCAAATTAGATTACAAAGTATTCAGTTAAACAGCAGTCAGCCTATAAGTCTCTACTAATCAGTCAGACATACCACTCAGCTCAAGGAGCAGAAACACATGAATTAGACATACGCCTAAACAACAGAAATTCATATGCCACCATTGCAATCAGATCAAACGCAAACAGAAAATCTACAGGATCAAACAAAAATAACAGTTGAATAAACTAACCTAGCACGAAGAACATGAAGAACACGAAGAACACAAAGAACATGCATAAGGACATTGAAAGGAAAACAAATGAGAGAAAACTTACCTCTTGAGAAGCTCTTTTACTCCACACCTTGCACCTCCTCTCCAAGCCTTCCTCAAATGAATGCAATGGTAAAAACAAACCACCATTATATAGGCACACAAATCCACCCGATTAGTGCCAAGTGTCAACCATCAGGTGGCCCTACCAAAAAGGATTTAACTTCCTAAGGACACTTAAAGTCTCATAGACAAATGAAAATTCACATTGAGCGCACTAGGCCCACTTGGCCATCTCCCCCGGACACACTACCTCCTCGGCAGACCACTCGGCCCAAACACACGAGTCACTCGGCCACCCCGACGAAGCACTCGGCCCACCCGGAGGAGCACTCGGCCACCCCGACAAAGCACTCGGCCACCCCGGTAAAGCACTCGGAGGAGCAATCAGCCATGCCAACGAAACACTCGGCCTTCCCGGAGGAACACTCGGCTCGTGCAGCCCATTCAGTCGGCCAACATGTGACCCATTCGGCCATGCCTCAGGGCCACCCCGTGGACCACTAGGCCAGAAGGCCGTTCGGCCCAAGCATCCAGTCGGCCCAAGCAGCCGGTCGGCCAACCAGGCCCGCACGCATCCGCAATCCACTCGGACAGCCGGATGCATATGTGCTCATTACTCGGCCGGAGGCGTAGGTGCGCATCACTCGGCCGCAAGTAAGCAGCCAGTCGGCCCAAACAGCCGATCGGCCAACCAGGCCGCGCGCATCCGCAGGTCACTCGGACAGCCGGATGCGTAGGTGCCAATCACTCGGCCGGATGCATAGACCCCCGTGAATAATTTCTGAAAAAGGTAAATTGAGTCAATGCATATTCTGTAACTATTGGGAAAATGGATAAATTCTGATGGAATTAATTTCTTTTTTACTCTTTGATAAAAGAATGAATTCTATACCAAAGAGTGAGGGACAAACTGTAGTGGACAAAATTCGTATACTTGAAAAATAATAGTCCAACAAGCAGTCAGTCAGCCCAATAAGCTATCTAACTAGCCAAGAAGGCCCAAAGCCCATGTAAAATAGGCTCGCATATACAAAGTACCATCCAATTACCCAAAACCATTCCCGGACCCGAATTCGGATACACTCAGTCagccagggaccttgaaacagtcaaggctcccatcacgttcgccaag
It includes:
- the LOC133821770 gene encoding uncharacterized protein LOC133821770, yielding MHPAVRVDCGCVRAWLADRLLGPTGCLGRTAFWPSGPRGGPEAWPNGSHVGRLNGLHEPSVPPGRPSVSLAWLIAPPSALPGWPSALSGWPSAPPGGPSASSGWPSDSCVWAEWSAEEEGLERRCKVWSKRASQEVSFLSFVFLSMSLCMFFVFFVFFMFFVLGDQLIMSTSRCDSHADSVCRLSCSFSEEDFSSLFQSSAEMVDCNRITVVELGGRPLGDVTGRGIDSNEPIDGGMPGSGSMLSSNPRSSISLGELTYLRRHYEIPDTISLHAPAKAERPDWHLPGWVCLYELPFKEGLRFPIPRLVVELCEYHEISPGQLMPNSWRILMSLEVLCERHKITLGVADLLRAYYLKAHLNDKGRYQLTTRGKDPPLIISLKSGDKRWKDRYFFVPFVSLGLPADSRIPCSWSPACRLRVEYLWDSRESSGRLKSILAIPEVEREWSDLLSESSLRQSSLWRSVEKLPEDVAMSRPFTLPLTGSNALERLRQAKKSSVGSSEADREVVVPPADPPVLTRSQTKKKKKAVQDDSSDPFSDTVALSFPSNAAAYSEIGPHLGEIDKLLWPEDDHRMEQVGTDGSIDTTVSHLFQGLQGVIWLKKKIKSLMATLKEVRSQRNDLRGEVSRLKDSKKESDQLIADLKAQLESKEADVEKLRVTLGQVDDLKAEVASLENRMLVIGLEAEIQCRGVMASEFRDGKADSWDVPKYIADLEELEKMRAEEITRAEELATSFGIMTTNDLVVDD